In Bradyrhizobium sp. G127, one genomic interval encodes:
- the mtaB gene encoding tRNA (N(6)-L-threonylcarbamoyladenosine(37)-C(2))-methylthiotransferase MtaB, which produces MTVEVVTFGCRLNTFESEVIRREAEGAGLHNTIVVNTCAVTNEAVAQARQTIRKLRRDKPGARIVVTGCAAQTQTVMFAEMTEVDRVLGNDDKMRGGAWRDTRAAFETAFDVPHEKLAVSDIMAVTEMAPHLAAGFQSGMPRVFVQVQNGCDHRCTFCIIPYGRGNSRSVAMGAVVDQVRALTEAGHAEIVLTGVDLTSYGADLPGAPKLGTLTKQILKHVPELRRLRISSIDSIEADRDLLDVIATDERLMPHLHLSLQAGDDLVLKRMKRRHTRADAIDFCRQIRRLRPDMAFGADIIAGFPTETEEMFTRSQDLVDECGLTFLHVFPYSKRPGTPAARMPQIDGRVIRERAKRLRASGEAALRRRLASEIGATRHVLIESATQGRTEHFVPVAIAGEAQGAVRALKIAGHDGERLLT; this is translated from the coding sequence ATGACAGTCGAGGTCGTCACCTTTGGCTGCCGGCTGAATACCTTCGAGTCGGAAGTGATCCGGCGCGAGGCGGAAGGCGCCGGGCTGCACAACACCATCGTCGTCAACACCTGCGCTGTCACCAACGAGGCGGTCGCGCAGGCGCGGCAGACCATCCGCAAGCTGCGTCGCGACAAGCCCGGCGCGCGCATCGTGGTCACCGGCTGCGCGGCGCAGACCCAGACGGTGATGTTCGCTGAGATGACCGAAGTCGATCGCGTGCTCGGCAACGATGACAAGATGCGCGGCGGTGCGTGGCGCGATACGCGGGCGGCGTTCGAGACGGCCTTCGATGTGCCGCACGAAAAGCTCGCGGTCTCCGACATCATGGCCGTCACCGAGATGGCTCCGCATCTGGCCGCGGGTTTCCAGAGCGGCATGCCGCGCGTTTTCGTGCAGGTCCAGAACGGCTGCGATCATCGCTGCACCTTCTGCATCATCCCCTACGGACGCGGCAACTCGCGTTCGGTGGCGATGGGCGCGGTGGTCGACCAGGTGCGCGCGCTGACCGAGGCGGGACACGCCGAGATCGTGCTGACCGGCGTCGATCTCACCAGTTATGGCGCGGACCTGCCGGGGGCCCCGAAGCTCGGAACGCTGACGAAACAGATCCTCAAGCATGTGCCTGAGCTGAGACGGCTGCGGATTTCGTCGATCGATTCCATCGAGGCCGATCGCGATCTGCTCGATGTCATTGCGACCGACGAGCGGCTGATGCCGCATCTCCACCTGTCATTGCAGGCCGGCGACGATCTGGTTCTCAAGCGCATGAAGCGGCGGCATACGCGCGCCGATGCCATCGACTTTTGCCGCCAGATACGGCGCTTGCGGCCGGACATGGCCTTCGGCGCCGACATCATCGCGGGCTTTCCGACTGAAACCGAGGAGATGTTCACGCGCTCGCAGGATCTGGTTGACGAATGCGGCCTGACATTTCTGCATGTGTTTCCCTACTCGAAGCGTCCCGGCACGCCGGCCGCGCGGATGCCGCAGATCGATGGCCGTGTCATCAGGGAGAGGGCCAAACGTTTGCGCGCGTCGGGCGAAGCCGCGTTGCGCCGCCGGCTTGCGTCCGAGATCGGCGCGACGCGCCATGTGCTGATCGAAAGTGCGACGCAGGGGCGCACGGAGCATTTTGTGCCCGTCGCGATCGCGGGTGAGGCCCAAGGCGCCGTGCGTGCGCTGAAGATCGCCGGCCACGATGGTGAGCGATTGCTCACATAG
- the sppA gene encoding signal peptide peptidase SppA — translation MSLDSDVIVDRRRIRRKLTFWRVVAALGAIAAVVAVAVVVSPSGRGAISGSNAIARVKIDGLIRSDQTRVEALERLEKSSAAAVIVHINSPGGTTAGSEQLYDALMRLKAKKPLVVVVEGLAASGGYIAALASDQIIAQQTSLVGSIGVLFQIPNVSDLLKTVGVKVEEVKSSPLKAAPNGYEPTSPEARAALDSLVKDSYAWFRGLVKERRNMDDATLQTVADGRVFTGRQAVGLKLIDQLGDEKTAVAWLVAQKKVGSDVPVKDFKLSPRFGDMTFLRVTASMALDAIGLGAISRQLEQAGVVQAVDRFGLDGMLALWQPSPAN, via the coding sequence ATGTCGCTCGATTCCGATGTGATCGTTGACCGCCGCCGTATTCGTCGCAAGCTGACGTTCTGGCGCGTGGTCGCGGCGCTGGGTGCTATCGCCGCGGTGGTCGCCGTCGCGGTCGTGGTGTCGCCGTCAGGCCGCGGTGCGATTTCGGGATCGAATGCGATCGCGCGGGTCAAGATCGACGGACTCATCCGCAGTGACCAGACCCGGGTCGAGGCGCTGGAGCGTCTGGAGAAGTCATCGGCCGCCGCCGTGATTGTGCACATCAATTCGCCGGGCGGCACCACCGCCGGCTCCGAACAGCTTTACGACGCGCTGATGCGCCTGAAAGCGAAGAAGCCGCTGGTCGTGGTGGTGGAAGGCCTCGCGGCATCGGGCGGATATATCGCGGCGCTGGCGTCGGACCAGATCATCGCCCAGCAGACCTCACTGGTCGGATCGATCGGCGTCCTGTTTCAGATTCCGAATGTGTCGGATCTGCTCAAGACCGTCGGCGTCAAGGTCGAGGAAGTGAAGTCGTCGCCGTTGAAGGCTGCACCCAACGGCTACGAGCCGACAAGTCCGGAGGCGCGGGCGGCGCTGGATTCATTGGTGAAGGATTCCTACGCCTGGTTTCGCGGTCTGGTGAAAGAGCGCCGCAACATGGATGACGCAACGTTGCAGACCGTGGCTGACGGCCGCGTGTTCACCGGCCGTCAGGCCGTGGGTCTCAAGCTGATCGATCAGCTTGGCGATGAGAAAACCGCCGTCGCGTGGCTGGTTGCGCAAAAGAAGGTCGGTTCGGATGTGCCGGTGAAAGATTTCAAACTCTCTCCGCGCTTCGGCGACATGACTTTTCTGCGGGTGACCGCGTCCATGGCGCTGGATGCCATCGGGCTGGGGGCGATCTCACGTCAACTTGAACAGGCCGGCGTCGTGCAGGCGGTCGATCGCTTCGGCCTCGATGGCATGCTTGCGCTGTGGCAGCCGTCGCCCGCCAATTGA